GGTGATCAGGCCGTAGCGGCCGCCGGTGCGCTCGAGCTCGTCGAGGCAGGTGCCGTAGATCATCGCGCCGGTCGCACCGAGCGGGTGACCCATGGCGATCGCGCCACCGTTCACGTTGACCTTCTCGTGCGGGATCTTCAGATCCTTCATCCACTTCATGACGACCGAGGCAAAGGCCTCGTTCAGCTCGAAGACGTCGATGTCGTCGACGGTCAGGCCGGCCTTCTTCAGCGCCAACTCGGTGGCCGGGGTCGGACCGGTCAGCATGATGGTGGGCTCGGAACCGACCTCGGCGAACGAGACGACGCGGGCGCGCGGGGTCAGGCCGTTGCGCTTGCCGGCCTCCTCGCTACCGACGAGCACGAGGCCCGAACCGTCGACGATGCCGGAGCTGTTGCCACCGGTGTGGACGTGGTTGATCTTCTCGACGCTCGGGTACTTCTGCAGCGCGACGTCGTCGAAGCCGGCCATGTCGGCGAGGGCGGCGAAGGCGGCCTTCAGCTTGCCGAGGCTCTCGACCGTCGAACCCGGACGACGGTGCTCGTCGTGGTCGAGGATGGTGACGCCGTTGAAGTCCTTGACCGGCACCACGGACTTGGTGAAGTAGCCGCTGGTCCAAGCCTTCTCGGCACGAGCCTGCGACTCGGCGGCGTAGGCGTCGACGTCCTCGCGCGAGAAGCCCTCGATGGTGGCGATCAGGTCGGCGCCGATGCCCTGCGGCACGATGTAGTGGTCGTACGCGGTGGCGGGGTCGGTGAAGAGTGCACCGCCGTCGCTGCCCATCGGGACGCGCGACATCGACTCGACACCACCGGCGAGAACCAGGTCGTCGAAACCGGAGGCGACCTTGGCGGCCGCGAGGTTGGTGGCTTCCAGGCCCGAGGCGCAGAAGCGGTTGATCTGGGGTGCCCGGGACGGTCTCCGGGAGGCCGCTGTTGAGGGCGGCGGTACGTGCGATGACCGCGCCCTGCTCGCCGACCGGCGAGACGACACCGAGGATGACGTCGTTGACGTCGGCGGGATCGAGGCCGCCGTGGCGGGCCAGAACCTCGTCGATCAGACCCGAGACCAGGTCGACCGGCTTGACGCTGTGCAGCGCACCGCCGCGCTGCTTGCCACGAGGCGTGCGGATCGCCTCGTAGATGAATGCTTGATCAGGCACGAAAGTGTTCCTTTCACACGAACCACCAGTTGGTTACTCCCCGAGGCTAACGCGGAATCACTTATTTGGCTATACCCCATGGTCAACGGGTCTAGATTTGCTGTGAATGTGCGCTATGGTCTGTTCACCATGCCTGACCGAAAAACGACCCGGACCAAGGGCGCCGACCGCAAGCGACAGCTCGTCGACTCTGCGGCGACGCTCTTCGTCCAGCGCGGTTACTCACAGGTGTCGGTAGCCGACATCGCCCGCGCCGCCGGGGTCACCGCACCCTCGGTATACAGGCATTTCGACGACAAACAGTCACTTCTCGAGCAGGCCGTCCTCGCCGGCGTCGACGACCTCGAAGCGTGTACCGCTCGAGCACTCCGCGACGGAAACGACGCCGCGACGCTGATCTCGACGGTGTGCGCGCTCGCGGTCCAGCGCCCGCAGACGGCGTCGCTCTGGCGCTGGACGAGCAACTACCTGACCGTCGAGCAGAACAAGCAGGTCGCGCTCCGCACCCGTGAGGTGATCGGGCAGTGGGCGGCGGCGATCCTGACCGACCGCGACGACCTGACCGAGCGCGAGGCGGTCCAGTTGGCGTGGGCGATACTGAGTGTCAGCGGCAGTTTGACCGTCCATCACACGCGAATGTCGAGCGCCCGCGCCCAGGAGGAGATCGAAAAGCTGGTCCGCCGCCTGC
The sequence above is drawn from the Gordonia rubripertincta genome and encodes:
- a CDS encoding TetR/AcrR family transcriptional regulator → MVNGSRFAVNVRYGLFTMPDRKTTRTKGADRKRQLVDSAATLFVQRGYSQVSVADIARAAGVTAPSVYRHFDDKQSLLEQAVLAGVDDLEACTARALRDGNDAATLISTVCALAVQRPQTASLWRWTSNYLTVEQNKQVALRTREVIGQWAAAILTDRDDLTEREAVQLAWAILSVSGSLTVHHTRMSSARAQEEIEKLVRRLLTLSPATAPTLDTAPVITGVTRSRRDEILDAAAALFADRGYSDVGVDEIGRAVGIAGPSVYKHFPSKMAILVAIGYRSGARLDAGVMAAYGATDDPAKLLAALVDSYVDVITSTPDLSVSFNNSSVLAGQPGATDLLDIQRRYVARWIDLLVEVDPSLKRDQGAVAVHAALSVVNDAVRMRRGAQSPQFAARMAYLMKGVLAI